From the Streptomyces nodosus genome, the window CCAGCTGTCGAACCGGCACGAACTGACCCGCTGGGCGACGGCCCGCCGACTGGTGTGATCCGACCGGTGTGATGCGTCCGCCGGGCGTCGTCGGGGAGGCACTCCGGGACATACGACGGTGACGGTGCGGGACGTACGGCGGTGGCGGTGCGGGTCACGCCACCCGGGCGGCCCCCGCGAACGGCATCTGGTCGACCGGCGCCAGCCGCACCGGCGCCGACGGGTTCGGCGCGTGGATCATCTGGCCGCGTCCGACGTAGATCCCGACATGGCTGACGCCCGAGTAGAAGAACACCAGGTCGCCGGGGCGGAGCTCGGCGCGTGAGACGCGCCGGCCCGCGCCGATCTGGGCGTAGGTCGTCCGGGGCAGTGCGACGCCCGCCGAGCGGTACGCGGCCTGCACCAGCCCCGAGCAGTCGAAGGCGTGGGGGCCGGTGGCGCCCCAGACATAGGGGCTGCCGAGCTTGGCGTACGCGTACGCCACCGCGGCCGCGGCCCGCGCGCCGGGCGCCTGCGCGGTCGCCAGGGAGGGGGGCATCCAGTCCGGCAGGTCCCGGCCGGACGAGCGCGACGCCCGTCCCGTGCCCCCGTCCCCCATGAGCCGGGCCCGCTCTTCCCCTGTCAGCCGGGACAGCAGCCGGCGTGCCTCGTCCAGCTTCCGGTCGACGGTCCGCCGCTGCCGGCGTAGTTCCGTCTGCCGCGACTTCAGGGAGGCCAGCTCCACCCGCGCCGCCCCGCGCAGCAGCGCGATCTCCCGCATCTGGGTGCGCACGTGTCGCACGGCCGCGGCCTGGCGGTCGCCGGCCCGCTCGGCGAACGCGGCGTCGTCGAGATAGCGGCCGGGGTCCGAGGACAGCAGAAGCTGCGCCGC encodes:
- a CDS encoding C40 family peptidase, with amino-acid sequence MAAHRKPRQRSLGGSTARTAATIALAGAATATGFDGTGHAAPPPSPDEVKARVDRLYREAETATEKYDGAREQAGKAQERLNTLRDEAARRTDRLDSARAALGSAAAAQYRNGGIDPAAQLLLSSDPGRYLDDAAFAERAGDRQAAAVRHVRTQMREIALLRGAARVELASLKSRQTELRRQRRTVDRKLDEARRLLSRLTGEERARLMGDGGTGRASRSSGRDLPDWMPPSLATAQAPGARAAAAVAYAYAKLGSPYVWGATGPHAFDCSGLVQAAYRSAGVALPRTTYAQIGAGRRVSRAELRPGDLVFFYSGVSHVGIYVGRGQMIHAPNPSAPVRLAPVDQMPFAGAARVA